Proteins encoded by one window of Erwinia pyrifoliae DSM 12163:
- the tusD gene encoding sulfurtransferase complex subunit TusD, translating to MRFCLMVTGPAFGTQHASSAWLFARELLAQGYTLESVFFYREGVLNASELNAPASDEVDLTRNWQQLHQQHGVALNICVAAALRRGVSDEQEAANLGLAAANLARGFQFTGLGALAEAALSCDRLVQF from the coding sequence ATGCGTTTTTGCCTGATGGTGACCGGCCCCGCCTTTGGTACGCAGCATGCCAGCAGCGCCTGGCTGTTTGCCCGTGAACTGCTGGCACAAGGGTATACTCTGGAAAGCGTCTTCTTTTATCGTGAGGGCGTACTCAATGCCAGTGAGCTGAATGCTCCCGCCAGTGATGAGGTCGACCTGACCCGAAACTGGCAGCAATTGCATCAGCAGCACGGTGTGGCGCTCAATATATGCGTTGCTGCGGCGTTACGTCGCGGCGTGAGCGATGAGCAGGAGGCGGCGAATCTGGGGCTGGCAGCGGCTAATCTTGCCAGGGGTTTTCAGTTTACCGGATTGGGCGCGCTGGCTGAGGCTGCGCTCAGCTGCGATCGCTTGGTACAATTCTGA